A part of Desulfobacter sp. genomic DNA contains:
- a CDS encoding MaoC family dehydratase N-terminal domain-containing protein translates to MKLSTRLAGTRLKPYTTRVSLRQTSNFAAGIPDANPLYFEDTREGGVAAPPTFPVAVTWPVISRLGDYIQARDFPREVLITQVHYTEHLVLHRLVRPGDRLTLAGEIAALMPHRAGTHAIIRMDAADSSGAPVFTEYLGAMLRGVECEGDDAPPPLPRVPDFDPNQPPAWTSLQTVEPLAPYIYDGCTDIEFPIHTSPAFAREVGLPGIIYQGTATLARAVRELVNNEAGGDPSPVREIACTFTGMVRPGTDIEICCLAAGSENGYTHIFFEVLNGDNQKAIRNGYMKLERK, encoded by the coding sequence ATGAAACTGAGCACCCGATTGGCCGGCACCCGGCTCAAGCCATACACCACAAGGGTGTCCCTGCGCCAGACCAGTAATTTTGCCGCAGGGATCCCCGATGCCAATCCCCTCTACTTTGAGGATACCCGGGAGGGAGGGGTGGCGGCGCCGCCCACCTTTCCCGTGGCCGTGACCTGGCCGGTGATCAGCCGGCTGGGGGATTATATCCAGGCCCGGGACTTTCCCAGGGAGGTGCTCATCACCCAGGTCCATTATACCGAACACCTGGTGCTCCACCGCCTGGTCCGGCCCGGGGACCGGCTGACCCTGGCCGGTGAAATCGCAGCCCTCATGCCCCACCGGGCCGGGACCCATGCCATAATCCGCATGGATGCCGCGGATTCATCCGGGGCGCCGGTGTTCACCGAATACCTGGGCGCCATGCTCAGGGGGGTGGAATGTGAAGGGGACGACGCCCCGCCCCCCCTTCCCAGGGTGCCGGACTTTGATCCCAACCAGCCCCCGGCCTGGACCTCGCTTCAGACCGTGGAACCCCTGGCCCCCTATATTTACGACGGATGCACGGACATTGAATTTCCCATCCACACCTCACCGGCCTTTGCCAGGGAGGTGGGACTGCCCGGCATCATCTACCAAGGCACGGCCACCCTGGCCCGGGCCGTCAGGGAGCTGGTGAACAACGAGGCCGGCGGCGACCCCTCACCGGTAAGAGAAATCGCCTGCACCTTCACCGGCATGGTAAGGCCGGGGACGGATATCGAAATCTGCTGTCTTGCCGCCGGCAGCGAAAACGGGTATACCCATATTTTCTTTGAAGTCCTCAACGGGGACAACCAGAAGGCCATAAGAAACGGATATATGAAACTGGAGAGGAAATAG
- the lpdA gene encoding dihydrolipoyl dehydrogenase — translation MVVGEMILETDVLVIGGGPGGYTAAIHAADLGKDVVLVESREALGGVCLTEGCIPSKTLIHAVDLVRNVNQAAAMGLVHDGISFDTETLRRHIQKTVKVLSTGVDALVANRDIERIRGHARFQDPNTAYVDGANTIVHFNHAVIATGSAINELPPGLVKAAAPGRDGPGNPGKSKDKHGSDTPGIWTSAHALALPEVPDSLLVIGGGYIGLEIGQAYAGLGSRVTLVEFAPELLTGADGDLVQVVVNQCKKDFDALHTGSRVVSIEPAGAHGFRVAVEFSSGETVSRNFSRVLAATGRHPNTDDLGLETIGISVDDGGLIPTDDACRTALPHIFAVGDATTGPALAHKAAREGKVAAEVICGQRSAFDNVTVPAVLFTLPEIAWAGMTEAAAEKAGVQVDVGKFPLTALGRARSMGKTQGFVKVLAEKGSGSLLGVGIVGENASELIAEAVLAIEMGATLEDLIVTIHPHPTFSEAIMEAAEAAAGGSVHLMKKG, via the coding sequence ATGGTAGTCGGTGAAATGATTCTTGAAACGGATGTGCTGGTCATCGGCGGTGGCCCCGGCGGCTATACCGCGGCCATCCATGCTGCAGACCTGGGGAAGGATGTGGTGCTGGTGGAATCCCGGGAGGCCCTGGGCGGGGTCTGCCTTACCGAGGGCTGTATTCCGTCCAAGACCCTTATTCATGCCGTGGACCTGGTTCGGAATGTGAACCAGGCGGCTGCCATGGGGCTGGTCCATGACGGGATTTCATTTGATACGGAAACATTGCGCCGCCACATCCAAAAGACCGTTAAGGTGCTGTCGACAGGGGTGGATGCCCTGGTGGCCAACCGGGATATTGAGCGGATCCGGGGCCATGCCCGGTTCCAGGATCCCAACACGGCCTATGTGGACGGTGCCAATACCATTGTGCATTTTAATCATGCTGTCATCGCAACGGGGTCCGCCATCAATGAGCTGCCGCCGGGTTTGGTGAAGGCCGCGGCACCGGGCCGTGACGGGCCCGGCAATCCTGGGAAAAGCAAGGATAAGCACGGCAGTGATACGCCTGGTATCTGGACCTCTGCCCATGCCCTGGCCCTGCCTGAGGTGCCCGACAGCCTGCTGGTGATCGGCGGCGGGTACATCGGCCTGGAAATCGGCCAGGCCTATGCCGGGCTGGGCAGCCGGGTGACCCTGGTGGAATTTGCACCGGAACTGCTCACCGGCGCGGATGGGGACCTGGTGCAGGTGGTGGTCAACCAGTGTAAAAAGGATTTTGACGCCCTGCATACCGGTTCAAGGGTGGTCTCCATCGAACCGGCGGGGGCACACGGATTCAGGGTGGCCGTGGAATTCAGCAGCGGCGAAACCGTTTCCCGGAATTTTTCAAGGGTTCTGGCGGCCACGGGCAGACATCCCAACACCGATGACCTGGGCCTTGAAACCATTGGGATTTCAGTGGATGATGGGGGCCTGATTCCCACGGATGACGCCTGCCGGACGGCCCTGCCCCATATATTTGCCGTGGGGGATGCAACCACCGGTCCCGCCCTGGCGCACAAGGCCGCCCGTGAGGGAAAAGTGGCGGCCGAAGTGATCTGCGGGCAGCGTTCCGCCTTTGACAATGTCACGGTGCCTGCGGTGCTCTTTACCCTTCCGGAAATCGCCTGGGCAGGGATGACTGAAGCGGCGGCCGAAAAGGCGGGGGTACAGGTTGATGTGGGTAAATTCCCCCTTACCGCCCTGGGCCGGGCCAGAAGCATGGGGAAGACCCAAGGGTTTGTCAAAGTGCTGGCGGAGAAAGGCTCCGGGAGCCTGCTGGGGGTTGGCATTGTGGGCGAAAATGCTTCGGAGCTCATTGCCGAGGCGGTACTGGCCATTGAAATGGGCGCCACCTTGGAAGACCTCATAGTGACCATCCATCCCCATCCCACTTTTTCCGAAGCCATCATGGAAGCCGCTGAAGCCGCGGCCGGAGGCTCGGTACATCTGATGAAAAAGGGGTAG
- a CDS encoding 2-oxo acid dehydrogenase subunit E2: protein MFEFRLPDLGEGIHEGELLKWHVAEGDRINEDDPLCDMETDKAAVTIPSPRTGIVAALRAAPGDTVNVGEVFAVIDDGSVEEAVGSPPQDATPSAPLAPEEETVDTGALKRVIAAPATRRLAREMGIDIRRVTGTGPGGRITPEDLARHDGQPAAADAAAAKTPPAGKSVDDFLGDRAIPFFEMPATVDADGPVKRIPIRSLRKKTAVKMTTASILVPHVAHMDEIDVTPIEELRKEYNARNGESGKLTLMAFVAKAVAAGLKQFPMFNASVDTEAGEIVHKLFYNIGFAADTPRGLMVPVIHDTHRRSLAETGMRIRYLTEKARAGEIEIQELTGGTFTITNVGAVGGTHVFPIINIPETAILGLGRVEEKPVVRAGEIVIRKMLPVTLCFDHRAADGAQAATFVREIKTMLEDRLEFMVRI, encoded by the coding sequence ATGTTTGAATTCAGACTGCCGGATCTGGGCGAAGGGATACACGAAGGGGAACTCTTAAAATGGCATGTGGCCGAAGGGGACAGGATCAATGAGGACGATCCCCTCTGCGATATGGAAACCGACAAGGCCGCTGTGACCATCCCCTCTCCCCGGACCGGGATCGTTGCCGCCCTCCGTGCGGCCCCCGGGGACACAGTCAATGTGGGCGAGGTATTTGCCGTCATAGACGACGGCAGTGTTGAGGAGGCGGTGGGGTCGCCGCCACAGGATGCGACCCCGTCGGCCCCTCTGGCTCCTGAAGAAGAGACCGTTGATACGGGGGCGTTAAAGCGGGTGATTGCCGCACCGGCCACCCGGCGCCTGGCCCGGGAAATGGGAATCGACATCCGGAGGGTGACGGGAACCGGTCCGGGGGGGCGTATAACCCCGGAGGACCTGGCCCGCCATGATGGTCAGCCGGCAGCTGCAGATGCGGCAGCAGCCAAGACTCCTCCCGCCGGGAAATCTGTGGATGACTTCCTGGGTGACCGCGCCATCCCGTTTTTTGAAATGCCTGCCACTGTGGATGCCGATGGGCCGGTGAAGCGGATTCCCATCCGTTCCCTGAGGAAAAAAACGGCGGTGAAGATGACCACCGCCAGTATCTTGGTGCCCCATGTGGCCCACATGGACGAAATTGACGTCACCCCGATCGAAGAACTGCGAAAAGAATACAACGCAAGGAATGGGGAGAGCGGAAAACTGACTCTCATGGCCTTTGTGGCAAAAGCGGTTGCTGCCGGACTCAAACAATTCCCCATGTTCAATGCCAGTGTGGATACGGAGGCAGGAGAAATCGTCCATAAGCTGTTTTACAACATCGGTTTTGCCGCCGATACCCCCAGGGGATTGATGGTGCCGGTCATCCATGATACCCACCGGCGCAGCCTGGCCGAAACCGGGATGCGCATCCGGTATCTTACCGAAAAGGCCCGGGCCGGTGAAATTGAAATCCAGGAACTGACCGGAGGTACCTTTACCATTACCAATGTGGGGGCCGTGGGCGGCACCCATGTGTTTCCCATTATCAATATCCCGGAGACGGCTATCCTCGGCCTGGGCCGGGTGGAGGAAAAGCCGGTGGTGAGAGCGGGGGAAATTGTGATCCGGAAAATGCTTCCCGTGACCCTGTGTTTTGACCACCGGGCAGCGGACGGGGCCCAGGCGGCAACCTTTGTACGGGAGATAAAAACCATGCTGGAGGACCGCCTGGAATTCATGGTGCGGATTTGA
- a CDS encoding alpha-ketoacid dehydrogenase subunit beta — protein sequence MVQALNAALHQAMDADDRVLVMGEDVGINGGVFRVTDGLYEKFGRDRVIDSPIAEAGILGTAMGMAMAGLRPVIEMQFSGFSYEMMHQLEGNAARMRNRSRGQFTVPLVVRMPYGGGVRALEHHSESKEAYYAHTAGVKVVIPSTPSNAGPLLQAAIADPDPVIFMEPKRSYRSFKETVLPGAYAISRADILEPGADVTVISWGAMMRDTLKAVAMLKDKRNVRPELIDLLTISPMDADTIVESVKKTGRCVVVQEAQQSFGPASEIIATINDRALMYLEAPVKRVAMYDVIVPLFARENLYLPSKEKILKGIEATLDF from the coding sequence ATGGTGCAGGCATTGAACGCGGCCCTTCACCAGGCAATGGATGCAGATGACCGGGTGCTGGTCATGGGTGAGGACGTGGGGATAAACGGCGGGGTTTTCAGGGTCACGGACGGACTCTACGAGAAATTCGGGCGGGACCGGGTGATCGATTCCCCCATTGCCGAAGCCGGGATTCTGGGTACGGCAATGGGCATGGCCATGGCCGGCCTCCGCCCGGTCATCGAAATGCAGTTTTCCGGGTTCTCCTATGAAATGATGCATCAGCTGGAGGGCAATGCCGCCAGGATGCGGAACCGGTCCCGGGGGCAGTTTACAGTCCCGCTGGTGGTGCGCATGCCCTACGGGGGCGGGGTAAGGGCCCTGGAGCACCATTCGGAAAGCAAGGAAGCCTATTATGCCCATACCGCCGGGGTCAAGGTGGTCATCCCCTCAACCCCTTCCAATGCCGGCCCCCTGCTCCAGGCGGCCATTGCAGATCCGGACCCGGTGATTTTCATGGAGCCCAAGCGGTCCTACCGCTCGTTCAAAGAAACGGTACTGCCGGGAGCGTATGCCATCAGCCGGGCCGATATCCTGGAGCCGGGGGCGGATGTCACTGTCATCTCCTGGGGGGCCATGATGCGGGATACCCTCAAAGCGGTGGCAATGTTGAAAGATAAACGCAATGTCCGGCCAGAGCTCATTGATCTTCTGACCATCTCTCCCATGGATGCGGACACCATCGTCGAATCCGTGAAAAAGACCGGACGGTGTGTGGTGGTCCAGGAGGCTCAGCAGTCATTCGGGCCGGCCAGCGAAATCATCGCCACCATCAACGACCGCGCCCTGATGTACCTGGAGGCCCCGGTAAAACGGGTGGCCATGTACGATGTGATCGTGCCGCTCTTTGCCCGGGAAAATCTTTACCTTCCCTCGAAGGAAAAGATTCTTAAGGGGATTGAAGCGACCCTGGATTTTTAA
- the pdhA gene encoding pyruvate dehydrogenase (acetyl-transferring) E1 component subunit alpha gives MPLDIIETFRINRLSILDENGNVDNDLDPGLPGDTLVSLYESMVLSRMMDQRLLNLQRQGRLGTLPVCTGQEASFCPPMLALKDTDWFVGSYRELGARLMRGEPLVNALMFYNGYEEGNVNPSNDRTLPVSIILGSQLPHAVGLAYGSRLMGEKDTVALAVFGDGATSEGDFHEAMNFAGVLNAPVVFLCQNNQFAISTPRTLQTRSETIAQKAVAYGIYGIQVDGNDALAVYRAAKEALDRARAGEGPTLIEAVTFRMGMHTTADDPTRYRSDEEVGAWESKDPLIRFRKYLTAKGIWDEDRQAALEARIKEDIDTAVREMEKGIDARPDAPFAHLFDRPPNILEDQRRQFLAELGKEETHD, from the coding sequence ATGCCTTTGGATATCATTGAAACGTTCAGGATCAATCGCCTGAGCATCCTTGACGAAAACGGAAATGTGGACAATGACCTGGATCCCGGACTCCCCGGCGACACCCTGGTTTCTCTTTACGAATCCATGGTTCTTTCCAGGATGATGGACCAACGGCTTTTAAATCTCCAGCGCCAGGGGCGCCTGGGGACCCTGCCTGTGTGCACGGGGCAGGAGGCCTCATTCTGCCCGCCCATGCTGGCCCTGAAGGATACGGACTGGTTTGTGGGGTCTTACAGGGAACTGGGCGCCCGGCTTATGCGGGGAGAGCCATTGGTCAATGCCCTCATGTTTTACAACGGGTATGAAGAGGGCAATGTGAATCCTTCCAATGACCGGACCCTGCCCGTCTCCATCATACTGGGCTCCCAGCTTCCCCATGCCGTGGGGCTGGCTTACGGATCGAGGCTGATGGGGGAAAAAGATACCGTGGCCCTCGCCGTCTTCGGGGATGGCGCCACTTCGGAGGGGGATTTCCACGAAGCGATGAATTTTGCCGGGGTCCTTAACGCGCCGGTGGTCTTTCTCTGCCAGAACAACCAGTTTGCCATTTCCACCCCCAGAACCTTACAGACCCGGTCGGAAACCATTGCCCAGAAGGCGGTGGCATACGGCATTTATGGTATCCAGGTGGACGGAAACGATGCCTTGGCTGTCTACCGGGCCGCCAAAGAAGCCCTAGATCGGGCCAGGGCCGGGGAGGGGCCCACCCTTATCGAGGCCGTGACCTTCCGTATGGGCATGCATACCACAGCCGATGATCCCACCCGATACCGCAGCGATGAGGAAGTTGGTGCCTGGGAATCAAAGGACCCCCTGATCCGGTTCCGAAAATATCTGACGGCCAAAGGAATTTGGGATGAGGACCGCCAGGCGGCACTTGAGGCACGGATTAAGGAAGATATCGACACCGCAGTCAGGGAAATGGAAAAGGGGATCGATGCCCGGCCCGATGCCCCCTTTGCCCATCTTTTTGACCGGCCTCCGAATATTCTGGAGGACCAGCGCCGGCAGTTCCTGGCCGAATTGGGGAAGGAGGAAACCCATGACTAA
- a CDS encoding response regulator transcription factor encodes MDKAVAFDGDCEFMPPEEAHEGDDAGLTRRQKEILGLIAKGCSNKEIADTLFISPLTVKTHLQNIFAKINVKQRLQAALWAAKHLSIDEK; translated from the coding sequence ATGGACAAGGCGGTGGCCTTTGACGGGGATTGCGAGTTTATGCCTCCGGAAGAGGCCCATGAGGGTGACGATGCCGGCCTGACCCGGCGGCAGAAGGAGATCCTTGGACTTATCGCCAAAGGGTGTTCCAATAAGGAAATTGCCGATACACTGTTCATCAGCCCCCTGACCGTCAAGACCCATCTCCAGAATATATTCGCCAAAATCAATGTGAAACAGCGCCTTCAAGCGGCCCTGTGGGCAGCCAAGCATCTTTCAATCGATGAAAAGTAA
- a CDS encoding DUF362 domain-containing protein, producing MDRRSFLKQAAAIGVGAAAAAAGYPGALLSAPAYPDLTALMGGEPEPMFDKGILAMGGMGRFVQPNQTVVIKPNIGWDTVPERGATTNPRLVSQVVRHSLDAGAKKVYVFDHTCDAWQSCYERSGIKASVKAAGGIMVPGNSHRHYHNIQIPKGKVLNQAMAHELFLEADVFINVPVLKSHGGTTLTIGMKNLMGVVWNRGWWHRNNLHQCIADFATYRVPDLTVIDAYRVLKVNGPRGVSHKDSVFMKALIISADPLAADTAAARMFGLDPLDINYMMHANDLGVGTMDLSALDIRKIRI from the coding sequence ATGGACAGACGGTCATTTTTAAAACAGGCCGCTGCAATTGGTGTGGGTGCCGCAGCCGCCGCGGCAGGGTATCCCGGCGCCCTTTTAAGTGCTCCGGCATATCCGGACCTTACGGCCCTGATGGGGGGAGAGCCTGAACCCATGTTTGATAAAGGGATCCTGGCCATGGGGGGGATGGGGCGGTTTGTGCAGCCCAACCAGACCGTGGTCATAAAGCCCAATATCGGTTGGGACACCGTCCCGGAACGGGGTGCCACCACCAATCCCAGGCTGGTCAGCCAGGTGGTGAGGCACAGCCTGGATGCCGGGGCCAAAAAAGTCTATGTTTTCGACCACACCTGCGATGCCTGGCAATCCTGTTATGAACGATCCGGCATCAAAGCGTCTGTGAAGGCGGCCGGCGGCATCATGGTGCCGGGCAACAGCCACCGGCATTATCATAATATCCAAATCCCAAAGGGGAAGGTCCTTAACCAGGCCATGGCCCACGAGCTTTTTCTGGAAGCCGATGTATTCATCAATGTGCCGGTACTTAAAAGCCACGGCGGCACCACCCTCACCATCGGAATGAAAAACCTCATGGGCGTGGTCTGGAACCGGGGGTGGTGGCACCGCAACAACCTGCACCAATGCATTGCCGACTTTGCCACATACCGGGTGCCGGACCTCACGGTGATAGATGCCTACCGGGTACTGAAAGTCAACGGCCCCAGGGGGGTGTCCCACAAAGACAGTGTATTCATGAAGGCATTGATTATATCTGCGGATCCTTTGGCGGCAGACACGGCAGCGGCCCGAATGTTCGGCCTGGATCCCCTTGATATCAATTACATGATGCATGCAAATGACCTGGGTGTGGGCACCATGGACCTCAGCGCCCTTGACATCCGGAAAATCAGGATATGA
- a CDS encoding 4Fe-4S dicluster domain-containing protein, producing the protein MRAPRTGKPSRSRLRAVRLIVAALFFTSLSLLFLDIHAVLPPWAGESGLYFQFLPSLVHGMQALGAAAGGFIIVTVITLALGRVYCAAICPLGILMDIILFLKPKTGRRPGNGYAPPHRAVRYGLLAATLICFAGGSMAMITLLDPFSNFGRMTNTLARPAVILVNNGLARLMELAGNYDIPPLSLPGIHLGMAGSALGVALLVSWLALTRGRLYCNMICPVGTLLGLMGKAAPLKIRILSDTCNSCGKCERRCKAGCIDSQSGTIDHSRCVVCFNCLDACPTGAARYGICRSGPGLGSSSKGRQRHPTHTRRGFLVALATALAWVPGTSRGKSSITVTVPNKIPVPKPAHPILPPGSISLDRFTSTCTGCHACVAHCPAHVLQPAITQYGLAGLFMPFLDPASGFCNLNCRACGSICPTTAITPFSLEEKKTIQVGVVTFIRENCIVVLQKTDCGACAEHCPTKAVAMVAQGRIREPRINEKICLGCGACEHVCPAKPNKAIYVRPHRVHQKAEPAAPRPVQQPLPETTGDDFNF; encoded by the coding sequence ATGAGAGCGCCCCGTACCGGGAAACCAAGCCGCAGCCGCCTCAGGGCTGTGCGGCTTATCGTGGCCGCCCTGTTCTTCACCAGCCTCAGCCTCCTGTTTCTGGACATCCACGCCGTCCTTCCCCCATGGGCCGGGGAGTCCGGTCTCTACTTCCAGTTTCTGCCCTCCCTGGTACACGGCATGCAGGCTTTGGGCGCGGCCGCCGGCGGGTTTATCATTGTCACGGTGATCACCCTGGCATTGGGCCGGGTTTACTGCGCCGCCATCTGTCCCCTGGGCATCCTCATGGACATCATTCTATTTTTAAAGCCCAAAACCGGCCGGCGGCCCGGCAATGGATATGCCCCGCCCCACAGGGCCGTGCGTTACGGTCTCCTGGCCGCAACCCTGATTTGTTTCGCAGGCGGCTCCATGGCCATGATCACTCTCCTGGATCCCTTCAGTAATTTCGGGCGGATGACCAATACCCTGGCCCGGCCCGCCGTTATCCTGGTAAACAACGGCCTGGCCCGGCTGATGGAACTGGCGGGGAACTACGATATCCCCCCTCTTTCTTTACCCGGCATTCATCTGGGCATGGCCGGTTCTGCCCTGGGGGTTGCCCTTCTGGTGTCCTGGCTGGCCCTGACCCGGGGCCGGCTATACTGCAACATGATCTGCCCCGTGGGGACCCTTTTGGGCCTGATGGGCAAAGCCGCGCCCTTAAAGATCCGTATCCTCTCAGACACCTGCAACAGCTGCGGCAAATGCGAAAGGCGCTGCAAAGCCGGCTGCATTGACAGTCAATCCGGCACCATCGACCACAGCCGGTGCGTGGTCTGTTTCAATTGTTTGGATGCCTGCCCCACAGGGGCGGCCAGATACGGGATCTGCCGGTCCGGCCCGGGCCTTGGCAGCTCATCAAAGGGGAGGCAACGCCATCCCACCCACACCCGGCGCGGTTTTCTGGTCGCCCTGGCAACGGCCCTGGCATGGGTGCCCGGCACCAGCCGGGGCAAATCATCCATTACAGTGACCGTGCCCAATAAAATCCCGGTGCCCAAGCCGGCCCACCCCATTCTCCCCCCGGGGAGCATCAGCCTGGACCGGTTCACGTCCACATGCACCGGTTGCCATGCCTGTGTGGCCCACTGCCCCGCCCATGTGCTCCAGCCCGCCATCACCCAATACGGCCTGGCAGGGCTGTTCATGCCCTTCCTTGACCCGGCCAGCGGTTTCTGCAACCTCAACTGCAGGGCCTGCGGATCAATCTGCCCCACCACGGCCATCACCCCATTTTCCCTGGAAGAGAAAAAAACGATCCAGGTCGGGGTGGTCACATTCATCCGGGAAAACTGTATCGTGGTGCTCCAGAAAACCGACTGCGGGGCCTGCGCCGAACACTGCCCCACCAAGGCCGTGGCCATGGTCGCCCAAGGCAGGATTCGGGAACCCCGGATCAACGAAAAAATTTGCCTGGGATGCGGCGCCTGCGAGCATGTCTGCCCGGCCAAACCCAATAAGGCCATCTACGTCCGGCCCCACAGGGTTCACCAAAAGGCCGAACCGGCGGCCCCACGCCCCGTACAACAGCCCCTGCCCGAAACAACAGGAGACGACTTTAATTTTTAG
- a CDS encoding DksA/TraR family C4-type zinc finger protein — MAVGWAKDGAVQEQIDADIGDAVKLARSRMPQGESLTHCQVCEEEIPEARRNALPGVRLCVACQRELEADQQFSSAINRRGSKDSQLK, encoded by the coding sequence ATGGCAGTCGGATGGGCAAAGGACGGAGCGGTCCAGGAGCAGATTGACGCCGATATCGGCGATGCGGTGAAACTGGCCAGAAGCCGCATGCCGCAGGGTGAGAGCCTCACCCATTGCCAGGTTTGCGAAGAAGAGATCCCCGAAGCGCGGCGCAACGCCTTGCCCGGGGTCCGGCTCTGCGTGGCCTGCCAGCGGGAGCTTGAAGCCGACCAGCAGTTTTCATCGGCCATCAACCGCCGGGGCAGCAAAGACAGTCAGCTAAAATAA
- the htpX gene encoding zinc metalloprotease HtpX, translating to MGNQIKSALLLMAMTGLFLALGYLLGGQSGMFIALVFAGVMNVGSYWYSDKIVLKMYRAQPLERNQAPQLYDTVDRLAGRAGLPMPKVYVIPESAPNAFATGRNPDHAVVAVTQGLMNMMGQDELEGVLAHELGHIKNRDILISTIAATLAGAIMWIASIARFSAFFGGGDDDEGGLGFVGVLVVSMVAPLAAMIVQMAVSRSREYLADATAAQITGNPRGLASALSKLGGYSRGGQVDANPSTAHMFIVNPLTGKQMMNLFSTHPPIEDRVARLTGRGSASPFSGGPSVRDGRGGGNRQGRGQTMEEQGKSFWDNLS from the coding sequence ATGGGAAACCAGATTAAATCGGCATTGTTGCTAATGGCCATGACCGGCCTTTTCCTTGCGTTGGGATATCTTCTGGGCGGGCAGTCGGGCATGTTCATTGCCTTGGTTTTTGCCGGGGTGATGAATGTGGGCTCTTACTGGTATTCGGATAAGATTGTATTGAAAATGTACCGGGCCCAGCCCCTGGAGCGGAATCAGGCACCGCAGCTCTATGATACCGTGGACCGGCTGGCCGGCCGGGCAGGCCTGCCCATGCCCAAGGTCTATGTGATCCCGGAATCCGCCCCCAATGCTTTTGCCACGGGACGGAACCCCGATCATGCCGTTGTGGCCGTGACCCAGGGGCTGATGAATATGATGGGGCAGGACGAGCTGGAAGGGGTGCTGGCCCATGAACTGGGCCATATCAAAAACCGGGATATCCTTATTTCCACCATCGCCGCCACCCTGGCCGGCGCCATTATGTGGATCGCCTCAATTGCACGGTTTTCTGCCTTTTTCGGTGGCGGCGACGATGATGAAGGGGGACTGGGATTCGTGGGGGTGCTGGTGGTTTCCATGGTGGCGCCACTGGCTGCCATGATCGTTCAGATGGCCGTGTCCCGGTCCAGGGAATACCTGGCCGATGCCACGGCGGCCCAGATCACCGGTAACCCCCGGGGGCTGGCCTCGGCCCTGTCAAAACTCGGCGGATACAGCCGGGGCGGACAGGTGGATGCCAATCCTTCCACCGCCCATATGTTCATTGTAAATCCGCTGACGGGAAAACAGATGATGAATCTTTTTTCCACCCATCCGCCCATTGAGGACCGGGTGGCCCGGCTCACGGGCCGGGGAAGCGCTTCCCCCTTTTCAGGCGGTCCTTCCGTCAGGGACGGCCGTGGGGGCGGAAACCGCCAAGGCCGCGGACAGACAATGGAAGAGCAGGGTAAATCATTCTGGGATAATCTTTCCTAA